GAAGAGTTTGCCCAAAGTGAACGCGGAGCAGGTGGCTTTGGCTCTTCTGGTCGTCAATAATCGAGTAACACAGCCATGACTACAGCTCAACCAAAAGTAAATCGTCGCGAACAAATCTTACAAGCGCTGGCCCATATGCTGGAAACGAGTCCAGGACAACGCATCACTACCGCTAAACTGGCTGGCGAAGTGGGCGTATCGGAAGCGGCCTTATATCGGCATTTTCCCAGCAAGGCTCGGATGTTTGAGGGATTAATCGACTTTATTGAAGACACCTTGTTTTCACGAATTAATTTAATTTTGCAAGATGAAAAAGATAGCACCTTAAGGCTACGCTATATATTGCAGTTAATTCTCGGCTTTTGTGAGCGCAATCCTGGCATCACGCGACTATTAAATGGCGATGCTTTACAGGGTGAACATGAGCGTTTACTGGCGCGCATTAATCAATTATTTGAGCGCTTAGATACCCAGTTTAAACAGATCATGCGTGAGCGTAAGCTATATGAAGGCGAAGGCTTTATTGAAGATGAAAAAGTGCTCGCCAATTTGCTACTCGCCTATATTGAAGGGCGGATTAATCAATATGTGCGCAGTCAGTTTCGCATTAAACCGACCCTGTACTTTGATAGTCAGTGGCAACTGTTGTTATTACAACTGGCTCCTACCACAAGCCTGACCCCCTAAAAAAACCAGGCCTTATCTCATCGCTCTTTTATAAGCGAAAGAAATGGCGGGTGAACACCATGCATTCGCTTTTTTAAAGCGAGAGAGAATATTCAAGTCCATCGCTCAGGCGAGGCGCTCAAGGTAAACAGTGACCAGACGGGTAGTGATGAAAAATAAACTCATGCTAGTGCGCCTCACACTTAGCTGTTAAATACTAAAATTACTCATAACGCATGGTGAAAAATGTAATACCGACCTTGCTCTGCGTGCACATTAATTTTTAGCATTGTTTAACTCGGGGTAGCTTTATCTTGATGGCGTACGCATCCGTTTCCCAAGAAATAAACGCCCATTTAAAGCCTTCGCCGCCGCGAGCGGCGCGCTGTGGATGGGCGTGATACCAATCAGACAGACGTGCTTGCTCTTGGTCTGTTAATTCTCCTAAGGAAGAGCTCGCCTTGGCTAAAAACTCAGCAAAACTCTTGGTGCCTGCTAATCGCCCACGCGCTTCTATATAATCCAGTCGAGGCTGGCGCCCCATCTGATAGAGAATATTTAAAATATAAATATAATCGGGTTGCGGATAGACCTTGCGCCCCAGCGCCGTTAAAAGCTCAGCACTCATAAAAGAGCCGCCCACTAAATTGGTTAAATAGACACGCTTTCTCGCCTTACTATCCAGTTTGTGTAGAGCATCGGCCATGTCCATTACTGCAGTGGAGCGTGAGGCCACCACCACATCACACATTGGAATATCTTGCCAATCCTCCTCCCAAGCACGCTCAATAGTGAGGACATTATCCAGTTGTCGAGCTTTTGCATTCGCCCTAAAGGCACTTAGCATGCCCGCACTATAATCTACCCCTATCACTTGCTCTAGCTGCGGGGCGAGCGCTAAGCCAATGGCGCCACTGCCACAGCCCATATCAAGTAGGCTGCGACATGCTGTTAAGTCCATGTTAGCGATAAATGCGCGGCTATAAGGGCTCTCTATAGGCTCATTGTGCAGATTAGCCGCTCTTTTATCCCACACCGAGGTCGGCTTTTCTCGCCCACCGGCAGCCTTCATCTGTAGCTGGTATAAATGACCAAAATTAATCGCATTAAGGGGCATAGTTAACCTTATATTTAGCAGAGGCAATAAAACGACTAATGTTCAATAATACGTAACAAGAAGCAAATTCCTTGCCGTTTTAGGTGCTCTATAGAGATCACAACTTAGCATACGCATCGCCTATACTGGATTGCTTACCCCGCTATTGCTTCATATAATCAAGCATACTGAGTATTGGCTTAGTGCTTATTTAGCCGCCCTCACTCTGCCCATCAAAAAGGCACGATATGCTATGAATACACAATCTAAGCAATTACAAAAACTACTCCTTTTTCAGCTTGCTGGTAGTCGGCTATTTGGTTTAGGCACCCTTAAAATCCGTGAAATAATGCCGCTGCCTCATCTTACTAAGCTTCCTAGTAGCCAAAGTACAGTGATCGGTACCGCCACCTTTAGAGGGGCGGCCGTGCCGGTAATCGATATGGCTGCAGCCATTGGCTATAAGCCATTAACGAAAGAAGAGCGCGCCACGGCTTCGGTAATTATTACCGATGTTAATCGCAAAGAGATTGGCTTTTTGGTGCGCAAGGTGCAGCGCATCGTTGAAACTGATTGGAAAGATGTGTCGCCCCCCCTAAAGCCTTAGGTAAAAATGCCTTTATTACGGGGCTAGTGACCATAGAGGATGAATTAATTCAATTACTCGACTTAGAGCTGCTCTTAGCTAAAGTTTATCCAGAGTCGTTGAACAGTAAAGATGTCCTACTCAATGATATGGAAGTAGAAACGCTACGGGGGCTGTCTATCTTATTAGTAGATGACTCTGTAGTGGCGCGCAAGCAACTCAGTGATGTATTAGATAGAAAGAATATTGAATACCAAGTTACTCACGATGGCAGTGACGCCATGGCACGTATTTTAAGCGCTCAAGAAAGTGGTAGGCCCATTGATATTTTAGTGAGCGATATTGAAATGCCAGGACTCGATGGCTATGAGCTCGCCTTTAAAATTCGCAATCACCCGGGGCTTCATCAGCCTTGGATTATTCTGCACTCTTCACTAAGCAGTGAAATGAGTGTTAGCTATGCCGAGCAAGTAGGAGCAAATCGCGCGCTTACCAAGTTTGATGCTCATGAGTTGCTGCATACTATGCTGGCAGCGGCGGCAGGCCGCGCACTAGACTCATAATAAGATAAAAAAAGTGAACAGCCATAAAGCACTGTTCACTTTTTAACAAGCACAGTATTTATGGCGACTTAAATACCGTATTGCTGGCGATAAGCTTGCACTTTCGCTAAGTGCTGTGCCATAGCGGGTTGCTCGCTTAAATACGCCACTAAATCGGCAAGCGTAATAATAGCGGTTACCTGTGCACTATAATCTCGCTCTACCTCTTGAATAGCCGATAACTCACCTTTGCCCTTTTCTTGACGATCCAGTGCAATTAACACACCCGCCAACTGAGCGCCATTTGCATCAATAATATCCATGGACTCGCGGATCGCGGTGCCGGCAGTGATCACATCATCCACTAACATAATGCGTCCTTGCAGCGGACTGCCCACTAAATTGCCTCCTTCGCCGTGATCTTTTGCTTCTTTGCGGTTAAAGCAATAAGGAACATCTTGACCATGTAGTTCTGCTAATTGCACAGCTGTCGCACTGGCAATAGGAATACCTTTGTAAGCGGGGCCAAATAACACATCGTACTGAATTTTTGAGTCCACTAAGGCAGCGGCATAAAAGCGACCTAAGCGGGCTAGATCACGCCCGCTATTAAATAAACCGGCATTAAAAAAATAGGGGCTAATACGGCCGGACTTTAAGGTGAACTCACCAAACTTAAGCACCTCTTTGCTCATAGCAAATTCAATAAACTCACGTTGATACGCTTTCATCAATGTTCTCTCTTAGTGGAGTATTTAGTGGGTGAACAACATGCTTATCACCCACATTACAGAATATTTTTCTCGCCAAGTCCGAGTGAAAGCTGAGGGGTAAGGAGAGAGCAGTAAACACACAGCCTATAACGCGCTCTTATGGTGTAACTCCTCACACTTCACCCTTACGGTTTTTAGCCCGCTATCGCTTGGCGCTGAATTGCCACTAGCTCATCAATCGATTTTCGTGCCAAAGCCAGCATGGCTAATAATTGTTCATGAGTGAACGGCGCCCCTTCGGCTGTGCCCTGCACTTCTATCATATTGCCTTCAGCCGTCATCACCACATTCATATCGGTTTGAGCACTCACGTCTTCGGTATATTCCAAGTCAGAGACGGCTTGGCCCTCTACCATCCCCACTGAAATAGCCGCGACCAGCGTTTTCATAGGATCATCTTTGATCATACCTTGGCTTTTCATCCAAGTGAGCGCTTGAGCGAGCGCCACACAAGCGCCGGTAATGGCTGCGGTGCGCGTGCCGCCATCGGCTTGGATGACATCACAATCTACTACTATGGTGTATTCGCCCAGCTTATTTAAGTCTATGGCGGCGCGCAATGAGCGAGCAATTAAGCGCTGAATTTCCATAGTACGGCCGCCTTGCTTACCACTGGCGGCCTCGCGATTCATGCGACTATGAGTTGAGCGCGGCAGCATGCCATATTCTGCCGTCACCCAGCCTTGGCCTTTGCCGCGCAAAAAACGGGGCACGCCTTTTTCAACCGAGGCGGTACATAACACCTTGGTATGACCAAACTCTACCAACACCGAGCCTTCTGCATGGCGCGTATAATGAGAAGTGAGGGTGACGGGGCGTATTTCATCAACCGCGCGCCCGCAGGCTCGTGTAGACATGGGATTCTCCGAAAGAGGCAGCGGTGTTAACACCAATTGAATTTAAGGCGTCATTATAAAGAAACTCGCCCTGCATTGCATGCGCTCACCGTTGCCGCAAGGGGTGGGGAATGGCACACTGAGCGCTTGCCTAAAGCTAAACTTACGCACCATTAATAGTGAGAGCCACATGATCCACAGCATGACCGCCTACGCGCGACACGAATTTAAACAAGACTGGGGGACGGCCGTTTGGGAAATCCGCTCTGTTAATCAGCGCTACCTCGAAACTTACACCCGTTTACCAGAGCAGTTTCGCAGTCTTGAGCCCTTAGTACGCGAAAAACTGCGCGCGAGTTTACAGCGTGGCAAAGTGGAGTGTGGCTTACGTTTTGAGTCTAATTTGGCCAGCCAAGGTCAGCTGCAAATGAATAAGCCGTTAGCTAAGCAGCTGATTGATGGTGCCGAATGGGTAATAAGTACTGCCGGCCAAGGTACTTTAAATCCACTCGATATTTTACGCTGGCCCGGCGTAATGGAAGCGCAAGCCCAAGACATGGATGCACTTAGCAATGAGCTGATGGCGTGTCTAGATAAAGTGGTGGCGGACTTTTTAGAAGCGCGCGCCAGTGAGGGCAATAAGCTAAAAGAATTAATTGAGCTACGCTTAAGCGGCATAGCGCAAGAAGTCGATCAAGTGAAAGCCGACATGCCCACTATTATGGCATGGCAGCGCCAACGCTTATTAGATCGCTTTGAAGAAGCTAAAATTGAGCTAGAACCGCAGCGCGTTGAGCAAGAAATGGTGCTGTTAGCCCAAAAAGTAGATGTCGCTGAAGAGCTAGATCGCTTAGTGACGCATATCGGTGAGACTCGTAAAATTCTCAAAAAAGGTGGGGCCTGCGGCCGGCGCTTAGATTTTATGATGCAAGAGTTTAACCGCGAGTCTAATACGCTCGGCTCAAAGTCCATTAGTACTGACATCACTAACTCAGCCGTTGAGATGAAAGTCTTAATTGAGCAAATGCGCGAGCAAATTCAAAATATCGAGTAATAGATGACTCGCTTTTAAAAGCCTCCTATTGCTAGCAATAGGAGGCTTTTTTTAACTTAGCATTGGGGATTTATCGCTTCTCGCTCACTCTGAGAGCCAATAATAGGGAAGCACTCTAAGCATACGCAGCTATATCTGAGCTCACTAAAGCACCACTGTGTTGGCGATTAGCAAGATGCTCAGGGCGCGGTGCTTGTCCACAAAAAGGCGTGGTGAGCCGATTATGCACGCTGTTATAAACAAAGAATAAATTGCTTCGCGGCCACGGAGACAGATTGGCGTTAGAAGCATGCAAAGTATTGCACTCAAATAAAATTAATGAGCCCGACGGACCCGTTGGCATACTAATGCCCCCTTGATTTGCCAAGTTATTTAGTGCTTGTTCACTTGGCACCCCGACTTGTTGTTTTTGTAACGAAGAGCGGTAGTTATTGGTAGGGGTGGGACCGACACAGGGCACAAAGTAATGATGTGAGCCCGGAATTAGCATTAAAGAGCCATTAACTTGAGTATTTGGCGTAAGCGCAATAGAGCAACTGAGCGCGCGCATGCGAGGCATACCATCTTCTGTGTGCCAGGTTTCAAAATCAGAATGCCAATCAAATCCTTTACCATAAAAAGCCGGTTTTACATTAATTCGCGACTGATGAATATAAACCTCGCTACCTAAGAGTTGCTCGACCATAGCTAACAAGCGCGGCTCGCGGGTGAGCTCATCAAAGCGCGGGTTATGTTTATGAATATCAAAGATAGAGCGAATATTAGCCTGCTGTGCTTCTTTTATAACAAGCTCATTAGGCAGTTGCTGAGGATGCTGTTGGTAGTGTTGTAAGTCTTGTTGGAAGTCTTGAACTTGCTGTTCATCTAAAAAATCTTTGATGACTAAAAAACCATCGCGCTCATATTGCGCTAATTCGGTGGACGTGAGCGGTCCTGTACTCTGGCTGCCATAAACAATGGGATCGAGTCTTTTAAAAGGAGCTAAGGTGTGGCTTAAGCGGCTAGGGTAACAGTCGTCAGTACACATCGTCATTATTCATCTCCTTGTTACAGATAATTAAGCAGTGATTATGAAAAGTGTAATATTTAGAGGGTTTATTAAACGCGTAAAACTACCTTTTCAACCATAGCGCCTATCCTTACAATCTCAAGTTGCACACAGCCCCGCTCACTATTTAAGCTAAAAGCGCAATTTTTAGGCGGTTTATAGATAACCGTCACCTCAGAAATTTCTTTTTAACTCTCAAATAAGTCGATTTTTCGCGGTTATTGGTATTTCTTTACCGTTAATGAAGGCTTTTTCGGGACGGTTGACTCTGAACGGCTAAGCCTCCTAAGTAGGCAAGCATAGCTGGCTATTAATTGCTTAATTTCATAGCTAGCAACCACTTAGCTATAATCTTTATAAATTTAGCCCACGCTATTAGAGACCTCAACTAGGCAAACAACTCGGTTTTACCGAGTATTAACTCAGGAATAATCTGTTAGAACCGATGGGATAATCTAGATCATAATGGAATTTGCGTGGAGGGCACTTCCGCAGCAAGCTATAGTTATTTTTTGATTGGCCGTTGTCTTTACAGCGGCCATTTTTTTATGGCGCACATTCTGGTAAGATTTGCCGCCCTTGGTTCCAGCCCAGCTCGGCGCTGGCAGATAACCCCGAACGGGCATAACACTATGGCGCACTGCGGTACCTTATTTATTATTTCTTCTCCTAGTGGCGCAGGCAAATCTAGCCTGATCCGTGCCCTGCTCGATCGCCCCAGCGTGGACGGTATGCTGCAGGTCTCTGTCTCTCATACGACGCGTTGCGCACGCCCCGGCGAGATAGACGGCATTCATTATCACTTTATTAAACCCGCCCAATTTGAAAGCTTAATTGAGCGCGGTGCTTTTTATGAATGGGCACAAGTGTTTGACAATTATTACGGCACTTCGCGAGAGTGGATTGATCAACAACTTGAAAAAGGCATCGATATTTTGCTCGATATCGACTGGCAGGGAGCACGCCAAATTCGTGCCCAATCTCCCAGTGCTAAGTCTATTTTTGTGTTGCCGCCCAGTAGAGTTGAGCTAGAGCGGCGTTTAAATGCTCGCCAGCAAGATACGCCCGAGGTAATAAAGGGTAGAATGGACAAAGCAGTGTCAGAAATGTCACATTATGATGAATATGACTACTTGCTGGTTAATGATAACTTTGATCATGCCCTTAATCGTC
This genomic window from Oceanisphaera avium contains:
- the slmA gene encoding nucleoid occlusion factor SlmA; this translates as MTTAQPKVNRREQILQALAHMLETSPGQRITTAKLAGEVGVSEAALYRHFPSKARMFEGLIDFIEDTLFSRINLILQDEKDSTLRLRYILQLILGFCERNPGITRLLNGDALQGEHERLLARINQLFERLDTQFKQIMRERKLYEGEGFIEDEKVLANLLLAYIEGRINQYVRSQFRIKPTLYFDSQWQLLLLQLAPTTSLTP
- a CDS encoding methyltransferase domain-containing protein, which encodes MPLNAINFGHLYQLQMKAAGGREKPTSVWDKRAANLHNEPIESPYSRAFIANMDLTACRSLLDMGCGSGAIGLALAPQLEQVIGVDYSAGMLSAFRANAKARQLDNVLTIERAWEEDWQDIPMCDVVVASRSTAVMDMADALHKLDSKARKRVYLTNLVGGSFMSAELLTALGRKVYPQPDYIYILNILYQMGRQPRLDYIEARGRLAGTKSFAEFLAKASSSLGELTDQEQARLSDWYHAHPQRAARGGEGFKWAFISWETDAYAIKIKLPRVKQC
- a CDS encoding chemotaxis protein CheW, with the protein product MNTQSKQLQKLLLFQLAGSRLFGLGTLKIREIMPLPHLTKLPSSQSTVIGTATFRGAAVPVIDMAAAIGYKPLTKEERATASVIITDVNRKEIGFLVRKVQRIVETDWKDVSPPLKP
- a CDS encoding response regulator, with the protein product MERCVAPPKALGKNAFITGLVTIEDELIQLLDLELLLAKVYPESLNSKDVLLNDMEVETLRGLSILLVDDSVVARKQLSDVLDRKNIEYQVTHDGSDAMARILSAQESGRPIDILVSDIEMPGLDGYELAFKIRNHPGLHQPWIILHSSLSSEMSVSYAEQVGANRALTKFDAHELLHTMLAAAAGRALDS
- the pyrE gene encoding orotate phosphoribosyltransferase, which produces MKAYQREFIEFAMSKEVLKFGEFTLKSGRISPYFFNAGLFNSGRDLARLGRFYAAALVDSKIQYDVLFGPAYKGIPIASATAVQLAELHGQDVPYCFNRKEAKDHGEGGNLVGSPLQGRIMLVDDVITAGTAIRESMDIIDANGAQLAGVLIALDRQEKGKGELSAIQEVERDYSAQVTAIITLADLVAYLSEQPAMAQHLAKVQAYRQQYGI
- the rph gene encoding ribonuclease PH, with protein sequence MSTRACGRAVDEIRPVTLTSHYTRHAEGSVLVEFGHTKVLCTASVEKGVPRFLRGKGQGWVTAEYGMLPRSTHSRMNREAASGKQGGRTMEIQRLIARSLRAAIDLNKLGEYTIVVDCDVIQADGGTRTAAITGACVALAQALTWMKSQGMIKDDPMKTLVAAISVGMVEGQAVSDLEYTEDVSAQTDMNVVMTAEGNMIEVQGTAEGAPFTHEQLLAMLALARKSIDELVAIQRQAIAG
- a CDS encoding YicC/YloC family endoribonuclease, giving the protein MIHSMTAYARHEFKQDWGTAVWEIRSVNQRYLETYTRLPEQFRSLEPLVREKLRASLQRGKVECGLRFESNLASQGQLQMNKPLAKQLIDGAEWVISTAGQGTLNPLDILRWPGVMEAQAQDMDALSNELMACLDKVVADFLEARASEGNKLKELIELRLSGIAQEVDQVKADMPTIMAWQRQRLLDRFEEAKIELEPQRVEQEMVLLAQKVDVAEELDRLVTHIGETRKILKKGGACGRRLDFMMQEFNRESNTLGSKSISTDITNSAVEMKVLIEQMREQIQNIE
- the thpD gene encoding ectoine hydroxylase translates to MTMCTDDCYPSRLSHTLAPFKRLDPIVYGSQSTGPLTSTELAQYERDGFLVIKDFLDEQQVQDFQQDLQHYQQHPQQLPNELVIKEAQQANIRSIFDIHKHNPRFDELTREPRLLAMVEQLLGSEVYIHQSRINVKPAFYGKGFDWHSDFETWHTEDGMPRMRALSCSIALTPNTQVNGSLMLIPGSHHYFVPCVGPTPTNNYRSSLQKQQVGVPSEQALNNLANQGGISMPTGPSGSLILFECNTLHASNANLSPWPRSNLFFVYNSVHNRLTTPFCGQAPRPEHLANRQHSGALVSSDIAAYA
- the gmk gene encoding guanylate kinase, with the translated sequence MAHCGTLFIISSPSGAGKSSLIRALLDRPSVDGMLQVSVSHTTRCARPGEIDGIHYHFIKPAQFESLIERGAFYEWAQVFDNYYGTSREWIDQQLEKGIDILLDIDWQGARQIRAQSPSAKSIFVLPPSRVELERRLNARQQDTPEVIKGRMDKAVSEMSHYDEYDYLLVNDNFDHALNRLSAIIEAERASTEKQAIRFQPLLNALLAE